A single Rhopalosiphum padi isolate XX-2018 chromosome 4, ASM2088224v1, whole genome shotgun sequence DNA region contains:
- the LOC132929361 gene encoding uncharacterized protein LOC132929361, producing MSVGQMDVAAAQVALRVLLLLSSSPATVVRVLCGRPVWLTDGDTLYLRWQSGLGLLNRCSVVLPNGTETTLSDAAAAVATANLTYVGDGYQSGQCGLRAVSVMPGVGNWTLTASSVDGRYNRDTSRVTCIAKQWPKSTTIRVPVGSAVNVTCGPPKAFYCRMSGPSGEVSRHKGQCWVYVKSVGSHHQDMWTCWSVTAESAAEVQYTLRLHAYREGAITEVGYDETPSEVRVFCNVHDSNSTEVSSGNSNAVGQDDNFRSKYCRLTLPRDTKILSLAYGRGTSRYSYHGAADNDCGVSFAKPLKRSEIGRWKCMNGMSDDRVYGGFVVVVPPNNTKGIPPLTVTASKSVMVPKGNTFHVECSVHSEIDYCWLRHPNGTAIPVTVPDRTLDDDRNRIGTRYRYTGEGLSFGQCYVAISDASTSDTGAWLCALGLRDDRREMYGTVDITVSESVIAARQEELYATEGSRVTLGCDTVEKQPIAYCRFLTPRLFGFAVDEKSDAQPPPRYAYSGQGLTAGHCGLSIDRVDDSDYGNWTCAVKILDSTGSEEVSTTVLLRKPEGFTMIQIIGIVLCGTMISIMSLFFANHLITNPSAKTRKKIEKLEMQLEAGEQGASHRIGARRAQNSTRVIRTQPGRSKQGSVPRRI from the exons TCCTGTGCGGCCGTCCCGTGTGGCTGACCGACGGCGATACGCTGTACTTGAGATGGCAGAGCGGGCTGGGCCTGTTGAACCGTTGCTCCGTGGTGCTGCCCAACGGCACAGAGACAACCCTGTCCGACGCGGCTGCCGCAGTCGCCACCGCTAATCTCACGTACGTGGGCGACGGTTATCAGTCCGGGCAATGCGGTCTAAGGGCCGTAAGTGTGATGCCCGGCGTCGGCAATTGGACGCTAACGGCGTCGTCAGTGGACGGGCGATACAATCGGGACACGAGTCGCGTCACGTGCATCG CGAAACAATGGCCCAAGTCGACGACAATCCGCGTGCCCGTTGGTAGCGCGGTGAACGTGACATGTGGACCACCGAAAGCATTTTACTGCCGCATGTCGGGCCCGTCCGGCGAAGTGTCCAGGCACAAGGGCCAGTGTTGGGTATACGTCAAGTCTGTCGGATCGCACCACCAGGACATGTGGACCTGCTGGTCGGTTACAGCTGAGTCCGCGGCTGAAGTTCAGTACACCCTTCGCTTACACGCTTACCGAG AGGGTGCAATAACAGAAGTCGGATACGACGAAACACCGTCCGAAGTGCGGGTATTCTGCAACGTCCACGACAGTAACTCCACTGAAGTCAGCAGCGGAAATAGCAATGCTGTTGGTCAGGATGATAACTTTCGGTCCAAATACTGCAGGCTTACGTTACCACGAGACACGAAGATCCTGTCACTGGCGTACGGTAGAGGCACTAGCCGGTACTCGTATCACGGTGCAGCGGACAACGATTGTGGTGTGTCGTTCGCAAAACCGTTGAAACGATCCGAAATTGGCCGATGGAAGTGTATGAACGGTATGTCCGACGATCGAGTTTACGGCggattcgtcgtcgtcgtaccgCCCAACAATACGAAAG GTATACCACCGCTCACGGTGACAGCCAGCAAGTCTGTGATGGTGCCAAAAGGCAACACGTTTCACGTGGAGTGCAGTGTACATTCAGAAATCGACTATTGCTGGTTGCGGCATCCCAACGGCACTGCTATCCCGGTCACAGTTCCAGACAGAACTTTAGACGACGACCGGAATAGGATCGGAACTAGGTACCGGTACACGGGCGAAGGGTTGTCATTCGGCCAATGTTACGTGGCGATCAGTGACGCCTCCACATCGGACACGGGTGCTTGGCTTTGCGCTTTAGGTCTGCGCGACGACCGCCGTGAAATGTACGGTACGGTGGACATTACGGTTTCCG AGTCGGTGATTGCGGCCCGCCAAGAAGAACTATACGCGACCGAGGGCAGCCGGGTGACGTTGGGATGCGACACGGTCGAAAAGCAACCTATAGCCTACTGCCGGTTTCTCACGCCACGTCTATTCGGATTCGCCGTAGACGAGAAATCGGACGCACAGCCACCGCCTCGATACGCATACTCTGGCCAAGGACTGACGGCAGGCCACTGCGGTTTGTCCATCGACCGCGTGGACGATTCCGACTACGGAAACTGGACATGCGCCGTGAAAATCCTCGATTCTACCGGATCTGAAGAAGTCAGTACGACCGTCCTATTGCGAAAACCCgaag GATTTACGATGATCCAGATCATCGGCATCGTGTTATGCGGCACTATGATATCCATCATGTCGCTGTTCTTTGCCAATCATCTCATCACCAATCCGTCGGCAAAGACTaggaaaaaaatcgaaaaattagaAATGCAGCTCGAAGCGGGCGAACAAGGCGCAAGTCACAGAATCGGCGCCAGACGCGCACAGAATAGCACGCGGGTGATCAGGACTCAGCCGGGTCGGAGCAAACAGGGGTCCGTACCTCGGAGAATATGA